A single region of the Streptomyces sp. ITFR-16 genome encodes:
- a CDS encoding SPFH domain-containing protein, producing the protein MSPVVIAIVGVVVLLVLLALAVITRYKVAGPSQAFIITGRRGKKSVDPVTGRASIDNSGQKVVVGGGVFVVPFVQQKFTLDLSSRHIPVAVRGAVTLRGVKSNLEGVAIVKVGGSEDAIRAAAQRFLQQQDGIVGFTQEVLSGALRAIVGRMSVEDIIRDRAAFAGQVAEEAEASLSGQGLILDAFQIQDITTEGSYLEDLGRPEAARAKQEADIAEAIARRASEQARLKAAEEIAIAERTFYLKQAEIKAETEAAAAKANAAGPLAEAARQQEVLQEQEKVAERQAALTDRELDTKVRKPADAARYQAEQEAEARRIAQVKEAEADAERSRLTGQGEKLHRSALADAVRIEGESEAAAIAARGAAEAEAMQKKADAFKQYGDAAVLQMLVEVLPQVVAKAAEPLSAIDKMTVISTDGASQLSRTVTDNVAQGMELLSSTTGVDLAALLKNLKSTSPKPEPAPSPDTTTPPNGKIEITD; encoded by the coding sequence ATGAGTCCAGTAGTCATCGCCATCGTCGGAGTCGTCGTACTCCTCGTCCTGCTCGCCCTCGCGGTCATCACCCGCTACAAGGTCGCGGGCCCCAGCCAGGCGTTCATCATCACGGGCCGCCGCGGCAAGAAGTCCGTCGATCCGGTGACCGGCCGGGCCAGCATCGACAACAGCGGCCAGAAGGTCGTCGTCGGCGGCGGCGTCTTCGTCGTCCCCTTCGTCCAGCAGAAGTTCACCCTCGACCTCTCCAGCCGGCACATCCCGGTCGCGGTGCGCGGTGCCGTCACCCTGCGCGGGGTCAAGTCCAACCTCGAAGGCGTCGCGATCGTCAAGGTCGGCGGCAGCGAGGACGCGATCCGGGCCGCCGCCCAGCGCTTCCTCCAGCAGCAGGACGGCATCGTCGGCTTCACCCAGGAAGTGCTCTCCGGCGCGCTGCGCGCCATCGTCGGCCGGATGTCGGTCGAGGACATCATCCGCGACCGGGCCGCGTTCGCCGGCCAGGTGGCGGAGGAGGCCGAGGCGAGCCTGTCCGGCCAGGGCCTGATCCTGGACGCCTTCCAGATCCAGGACATCACCACCGAGGGCTCCTATCTGGAGGACCTCGGCCGCCCCGAGGCCGCCCGCGCCAAGCAGGAGGCGGACATCGCCGAGGCGATCGCCCGCCGCGCCTCGGAGCAGGCCCGGCTGAAGGCCGCCGAGGAAATCGCCATCGCCGAGCGGACCTTCTACCTCAAGCAGGCCGAGATCAAGGCCGAGACGGAAGCGGCCGCCGCCAAGGCCAACGCCGCCGGCCCGCTCGCCGAGGCCGCCCGCCAGCAGGAAGTCCTCCAGGAGCAGGAGAAGGTCGCCGAGCGCCAGGCCGCGCTGACCGACCGCGAGCTCGACACCAAGGTCCGCAAGCCCGCCGACGCCGCCCGCTACCAGGCCGAGCAGGAGGCCGAGGCCCGCCGCATCGCCCAGGTCAAGGAGGCCGAGGCGGACGCCGAGCGGTCCCGGCTGACCGGTCAGGGCGAGAAGCTGCACCGCTCGGCGCTCGCCGACGCCGTGCGCATCGAGGGCGAGTCCGAGGCCGCCGCCATCGCGGCCCGGGGTGCGGCCGAGGCCGAGGCCATGCAGAAGAAGGCCGACGCGTTCAAGCAGTACGGTGACGCGGCCGTCCTCCAGATGCTCGTCGAGGTCCTGCCGCAGGTCGTCGCCAAGGCGGCCGAGCCGCTGAGCGCGATCGACAAGATGACGGTCATCTCGACGGACGGCGCGAGCCAGCTGTCGCGCACGGTCACGGACAACGTCGCCCAGGGCATGGAACTCCTCAGCTCCACCACGGGCGTCGACCTCGCCGCCCTCCTGAAGAACCTGAAGTCCACATCCCCGAAGCCGGAGCCTGCCCCGTCCCCGGACACGACCACCCCGCCGAACGGCAAGATCGAAATCACGGACTGA
- a CDS encoding peroxiredoxin family protein: MGSSPQLGSKVQDFTLAGGALEGDAFERRDYTLSAARGRALVLAFYPGDNTAVCTKQLCSYSSGMERFEELDAEVWGISPQDVDSHESFARTHGLRMPLLADPGRETARAFGIAAPGIGVRRAVFLIDAEGVLRWKHVALLGATFQSLDTLADHLTGIKNK; this comes from the coding sequence ATGGGATCGTCACCGCAGCTCGGCAGCAAGGTCCAGGACTTCACCCTCGCGGGAGGCGCGCTCGAGGGGGACGCCTTCGAACGCCGCGACTACACGCTGTCCGCCGCGCGCGGACGGGCCCTCGTCCTCGCCTTCTACCCGGGCGACAACACCGCCGTGTGCACCAAGCAGCTGTGCTCGTACTCCTCCGGCATGGAGCGGTTCGAGGAGCTGGACGCGGAGGTCTGGGGCATCAGTCCCCAGGATGTGGACAGCCACGAGTCGTTCGCCCGCACCCACGGGCTGCGCATGCCGCTGCTGGCCGACCCCGGCCGGGAGACCGCCCGGGCCTTCGGGATCGCGGCGCCCGGCATCGGCGTACGGCGTGCGGTCTTCCTGATCGACGCCGAAGGGGTACTGCGGTGGAAGCACGTGGCGCTGCTCGGCGCCACGTTCCAGTCCCTGGACACCCTGGCGGATCACCTCACCGGCATCAAGAACAAGTAA
- a CDS encoding TetR/AcrR family transcriptional regulator: MDTKPRPAGPRAEAKRQAIVKAAREAFLRDGFGVGMDAIAAGAGVSKVTVYNHFGSKEALFTAVIAGALDEPLGGASATALAGLADAPDLRTAFVDAARGWVAAVRGNAEVIALRTLVAAELHRFPELAHGWHGSGPEGHHPAVADALRALADRGRLVITDLDTAIVQLYALLVFPHLVLGSYGTTIDDDATERLITHGVDMFLGYYAPPGPAAA; the protein is encoded by the coding sequence ATGGACACCAAGCCCCGCCCCGCCGGACCCCGCGCCGAGGCCAAGCGGCAGGCCATCGTGAAGGCCGCCCGCGAGGCGTTTCTCCGGGACGGGTTCGGGGTCGGCATGGACGCCATCGCCGCCGGGGCGGGCGTCTCGAAGGTGACGGTCTACAACCACTTCGGCAGCAAGGAAGCGCTGTTCACCGCCGTCATCGCGGGCGCGCTGGACGAACCGCTCGGCGGCGCGTCCGCGACGGCGCTCGCCGGGCTCGCCGACGCCCCCGACCTGCGGACCGCCTTCGTCGACGCGGCCCGGGGCTGGGTGGCCGCCGTCCGGGGCAACGCCGAGGTGATCGCCCTGCGCACCCTCGTCGCCGCCGAACTGCACCGCTTCCCGGAACTCGCGCACGGCTGGCACGGCAGCGGCCCCGAGGGCCACCACCCCGCCGTGGCCGACGCCCTGCGCGCGCTCGCGGACCGGGGCCGGCTGGTCATCACCGACCTGGACACGGCGATCGTCCAGCTGTACGCGCTGCTGGTCTTCCCGCACCTGGTCCTCGGCTCGTACGGCACGACGATCGACGACGACGCCACCGAGCGGCTGATCACCCACGGCGTGGACATGTTCCTGGGCTACTACGCGCCGCCCGGTCCGGCCGCCGCGTAG
- a CDS encoding MFS transporter produces the protein MTHDTASPHPSVPHTAARNASGVLLALLCAAQFMLVLDVTVVNVALPGMAADLHLDRTALTWVVTAYALCFGGLMLLGGRLADALGARRVLLAGLAVFTAASLASGLAGSAAVLIGGRVAQGVGAALLSPAALALVTTSFHGPARNRALGVWAAIGGTGSALGVLVGGALAGGPGWSWVFHVNVPVGLALLAVLPRYVPARAPRPSARLDVPGAVLVTGGTGALIYGLVRAGDGGWGAPGTLLPLLAAAVLYAGFAAVERVAREPLMDLRMFTRRPVVAGAFLMLIATGLLIAFFFLGSVYLQHGRGYGALRTGLVFLPVAVAVGAGAHLGSRLVSTAGSRATAVGGMVVATAGCVPLTRLGVDSGVYGVLLPGLAAAAFGLGAVFVTATTTALGMVAHEEAGLASGVVNTFHEVGGAIGVAVVSAVAAAGIGGAPGSVAGFADAFLVCAVAAGGCAAVSAVLVPRGRPETGGAMPVH, from the coding sequence ATGACCCATGACACCGCCTCTCCGCATCCGTCCGTTCCGCACACGGCCGCCCGGAACGCCTCCGGAGTGCTGCTCGCGCTCCTGTGCGCGGCCCAGTTCATGCTGGTGCTCGACGTCACCGTGGTGAACGTCGCGCTGCCCGGCATGGCCGCCGACCTGCACCTCGACCGCACCGCGCTGACCTGGGTGGTCACCGCGTACGCCCTCTGCTTCGGAGGGCTGATGCTGCTCGGCGGGCGCCTCGCCGACGCCCTCGGCGCCCGGCGCGTCCTGCTCGCCGGGCTGGCCGTCTTCACCGCCGCCTCGCTGGCCTCCGGTCTCGCGGGCAGCGCCGCGGTGCTGATCGGCGGCCGGGTCGCCCAGGGCGTGGGTGCCGCGCTGCTGTCACCGGCCGCCCTGGCGCTCGTCACCACGTCCTTCCACGGCCCGGCCCGCAACCGGGCCCTGGGCGTGTGGGCCGCGATCGGCGGCACGGGCTCCGCGCTCGGCGTGCTGGTGGGCGGAGCGCTGGCAGGCGGGCCCGGCTGGAGCTGGGTCTTCCACGTCAACGTGCCCGTCGGCCTCGCCCTGCTGGCCGTCCTCCCCCGCTACGTCCCCGCGCGGGCGCCGAGGCCCTCGGCCCGGCTCGACGTCCCCGGGGCGGTCCTCGTCACCGGGGGCACCGGCGCGCTGATCTACGGACTGGTGCGGGCCGGGGACGGCGGATGGGGCGCGCCCGGCACGCTGCTTCCGCTGCTGGCCGCCGCGGTGCTGTACGCCGGGTTCGCGGCGGTCGAACGGGTGGCCCGGGAGCCGCTGATGGACCTGCGGATGTTCACCCGCAGGCCGGTGGTGGCCGGGGCGTTCCTGATGCTGATCGCCACCGGACTGCTGATCGCGTTCTTCTTCCTCGGCTCGGTCTACCTCCAGCACGGACGCGGCTACGGGGCGCTGCGCACCGGCCTCGTCTTCCTGCCGGTCGCGGTCGCCGTCGGTGCCGGCGCCCACCTGGGCTCGCGGCTCGTCTCCACGGCGGGCAGCCGGGCCACCGCCGTCGGCGGGATGGTGGTCGCCACCGCCGGCTGCGTCCCGCTGACCCGGCTCGGCGTGGACAGCGGGGTGTACGGGGTGCTGCTGCCGGGCCTCGCCGCGGCCGCGTTCGGGCTGGGGGCGGTGTTCGTCACCGCGACCACCACGGCGCTGGGCATGGTCGCGCACGAGGAGGCGGGGCTCGCGTCCGGCGTGGTCAACACCTTCCACGAGGTGGGCGGGGCGATCGGCGTCGCCGTGGTCTCCGCGGTGGCCGCCGCGGGCATCGGCGGCGCCCCGGGCTCGGTGGCCGGCTTCGCGGACGCGTTCCTGGTGTGCGCGGTGGCCGCGGGCGGCTGCGCGGCGGTGTCCGCGGTGCTGGTGCCCCGGGGGAGGCCGGAGACCGGGGGCGCGATGCCGGTCCACTGA
- a CDS encoding SpoIIE family protein phosphatase, whose translation MPVHADHPRSIDETALAAALDGTTAGVAVFDTDLRYIYVNPALVRHNGLPPDAHLGRRPSEVMPDIDAREDLMRAVLTDGRAREITSSGRLPAESGTARCYWHGAYHRLEVGGRIVGVVGIVLEVMASDDEQHRLAQAQRHLSLLDSANTRIGTTLDMDTTCAELTDLVVPGLADVATVEVFPPDVAPPVRPAPPDVVRMRRAAISSVRGLSRGIEQFGVAGDYIDYQEDAAVPRCLVSNQPVVENLTGDELLSRAAPNPERVAAYRELGLHSAIAVPIAVRGAPIGVLGLLRAGGSPVFTDDDVVVARELAVRAAVHLDHARRFTHEHTIALELQRSLLSEPRPPHPHIEVATRYLPADRSVLVGGDWFDVIPLPDGRHLKAMGDVMGHGVEAAVAMSHYRSLLRLLADEELPPHRILEQLDRMVERSGLDRAATCLLAVVDRSGAVCEVASAGHLPPVFIDPAAGTRLAAVSAGPPLGTGYGGYRTTVVECGPGTVLFMYTDGLVERRGEDIDVSVARLAGLTLPESGDLEELLDAVLDRFGPGAEDDIAVMASRTRTEPDGATP comes from the coding sequence TTGCCGGTCCACGCCGACCATCCGAGGTCGATCGACGAGACGGCGCTCGCCGCCGCGCTCGACGGCACGACTGCGGGCGTGGCCGTGTTCGACACCGACCTGCGCTACATCTACGTGAACCCGGCACTGGTGCGCCACAACGGCCTCCCGCCCGACGCACATCTGGGCCGCCGCCCCAGCGAGGTCATGCCCGACATCGACGCCCGCGAGGACCTCATGCGCGCCGTCCTCACCGACGGCCGGGCGCGCGAGATCACCTCCAGCGGCCGGCTGCCCGCCGAGTCCGGCACCGCCCGCTGCTACTGGCACGGGGCCTACCACCGGCTGGAGGTGGGCGGCCGGATCGTCGGCGTCGTCGGGATCGTGCTGGAGGTCATGGCGTCCGACGACGAACAGCACCGGCTCGCCCAGGCCCAGCGCCACCTGAGCCTCCTGGACAGCGCGAACACCCGCATCGGCACCACGCTCGACATGGACACCACCTGCGCCGAGCTGACCGACCTCGTCGTCCCCGGCCTCGCCGACGTCGCCACCGTCGAGGTCTTCCCGCCCGACGTCGCCCCGCCGGTGCGCCCCGCACCGCCCGACGTCGTCCGGATGCGGCGTGCGGCGATCTCGTCGGTGCGCGGGCTGAGCCGGGGGATCGAGCAGTTCGGGGTGGCCGGCGACTACATCGACTACCAGGAGGACGCGGCCGTGCCGCGCTGCCTGGTCTCCAACCAGCCGGTCGTGGAGAACCTCACCGGCGACGAGCTGCTGAGCCGGGCCGCGCCCAACCCGGAGCGGGTCGCCGCCTACCGGGAGCTCGGCCTGCACTCGGCGATCGCCGTGCCCATCGCCGTACGAGGGGCCCCGATCGGCGTGCTCGGCCTGCTCAGGGCCGGCGGCTCGCCCGTCTTCACGGACGACGACGTGGTGGTCGCCCGCGAGCTGGCCGTACGGGCGGCCGTCCACCTCGACCACGCGCGCCGCTTCACCCATGAGCACACCATCGCCCTGGAGCTCCAGCGCTCGCTGCTCTCCGAGCCGCGTCCGCCGCACCCGCACATCGAGGTCGCCACCCGCTATCTGCCGGCCGACCGCAGCGTGCTGGTGGGCGGCGACTGGTTCGACGTCATCCCGCTGCCCGACGGCCGCCACCTCAAGGCGATGGGCGATGTCATGGGCCACGGGGTGGAGGCCGCCGTCGCGATGAGCCACTACCGCTCGCTGCTGCGGCTGCTGGCCGACGAGGAGCTGCCGCCGCACCGCATCCTGGAGCAGCTGGACCGGATGGTGGAGCGCTCCGGGCTCGACCGGGCGGCGACCTGTCTGCTCGCCGTGGTCGACCGCTCGGGCGCGGTGTGCGAGGTGGCGAGCGCGGGCCATCTGCCGCCGGTGTTCATCGACCCCGCGGCCGGCACCCGGCTCGCCGCCGTGTCGGCGGGCCCGCCGCTCGGCACCGGGTACGGCGGCTACCGGACCACGGTGGTGGAGTGCGGTCCCGGCACCGTGCTGTTCATGTACACCGACGGTCTGGTGGAGCGGCGCGGCGAGGACATCGACGTGTCCGTCGCCCGGCTGGCGGGCCTGACCCTGCCGGAGAGCGGCGATCTGGAGGAGCTGCTGGACGCGGTCCTCGACCGCTTCGGACCGGGTGCCGAGGACGACATCGCGGTGATGGCCTCCCGCACCCGGACGGAACCGGACGGCGCGACGCCCTGA
- a CDS encoding GNAT family N-acetyltransferase, which yields MQTFEITTASADDIRMMADWAHAEGWNPGLTDGQAFFAADPCGFLIGRLDGTPVSCVSVVRYGSRFGFLGFYLTRPELRGQGYGTRLWAAGTARLAGRTTGLDGVVEQQPNYRRSGFIPAWTNMRYEGLAPVDVTPPEGVTLVDVRTLPFGQVTAYDRRFFPEERDSFLAAWTTTPGRTAYAALREGEVRGLGVLRACRTSSRIGPLYAATPEIAASLVSALAATEPATPVAVDVPDANPAAVRLAEKLGLTPTFETARMYAGPVPETDLGGLYGITSLELG from the coding sequence GTGCAGACATTCGAGATCACCACAGCAAGCGCGGACGACATCAGGATGATGGCGGACTGGGCCCATGCCGAGGGCTGGAACCCGGGTCTGACCGACGGTCAGGCGTTCTTCGCCGCCGATCCGTGCGGTTTCCTGATCGGCCGGCTCGACGGAACGCCCGTCTCCTGTGTCTCCGTGGTCCGTTACGGCTCCCGCTTCGGCTTCCTCGGCTTCTACCTGACCCGCCCCGAGCTGCGCGGCCAGGGCTACGGGACCCGGCTCTGGGCGGCCGGGACGGCACGGCTGGCCGGACGCACCACCGGCCTCGACGGCGTGGTCGAGCAGCAGCCCAACTACCGCAGGTCCGGCTTCATTCCGGCCTGGACGAACATGCGGTACGAGGGGCTCGCCCCGGTGGACGTGACGCCGCCGGAGGGGGTCACCCTGGTCGACGTGCGGACGCTGCCCTTCGGTCAGGTGACCGCGTACGACCGGCGGTTCTTCCCGGAGGAGCGCGACAGCTTCCTGGCGGCCTGGACCACCACGCCCGGCCGTACCGCGTACGCCGCGCTGCGGGAGGGCGAGGTGCGGGGGCTCGGGGTGCTGCGGGCCTGCCGTACGTCCTCGCGCATCGGCCCGCTGTACGCGGCCACGCCGGAGATCGCCGCGTCCCTGGTGAGCGCGCTCGCGGCCACCGAACCCGCCACGCCCGTCGCCGTGGACGTGCCCGACGCCAACCCGGCGGCGGTGCGGCTGGCCGAGAAGCTGGGGCTCACCCCGACCTTCGAGACCGCCCGGATGTACGCCGGCCCGGTGCCGGAGACGGACCTCGGCGGGCTCTACGGCATCACCAGCCTCGAACTGGGCTGA
- a CDS encoding MAB_1171c family putative transporter, producing the protein MTPLDLAGYLIAGLMTAVALWRMPAALWGDEEDRRRRALWGCYAGFALALWTKTRVVRVGLNDSPVTDLSVLIKHYTATVAILAILSYIVAIYGQYADTGDIPRHVRFARLIQQVAAKASVATLVLLTVLFFTVVDRSVPSDRFVADHAGQWGATLYMSVFYLYLGAASAVCAYQWALATASAGMRHLRVGLGMMTFAMFIGVGYTVSRTLFLWASVVDHPSESFALGFDEVTEAAQVVLFAFFAVGASIPALANVRRRSTLWRAQAKLHALWYELMTAFPDQPFERPAPLLRELTRFDTPADLRIDRWAADIADAVEKLRHYVPDTLLPAARTAAAEDAPGEERTGPLADAYWIKAALLAHGAGAAAGDAAAVGTQHATDQDGEVARLVKVAAAYRTVTPERARQILRSAAAGKEQPA; encoded by the coding sequence GTGACCCCCCTCGACCTCGCCGGCTATCTGATAGCCGGCCTGATGACAGCCGTCGCCCTGTGGCGCATGCCGGCCGCCCTGTGGGGCGACGAGGAGGACCGGCGGCGCCGGGCGCTGTGGGGCTGTTACGCGGGATTCGCCCTCGCCCTGTGGACCAAGACCCGGGTCGTGCGCGTCGGGCTCAACGACAGCCCGGTCACCGACCTTTCGGTACTGATCAAGCACTACACGGCGACCGTCGCGATTCTGGCCATTCTCAGCTACATCGTGGCGATCTACGGCCAGTACGCCGACACCGGTGACATCCCCCGGCACGTCCGGTTCGCCCGGCTGATCCAGCAGGTGGCGGCCAAGGCGTCCGTCGCCACGCTGGTCCTGCTGACCGTGCTGTTCTTCACCGTCGTCGACCGGTCGGTCCCCTCGGACCGGTTCGTCGCCGACCACGCCGGGCAGTGGGGCGCGACGCTGTACATGAGCGTGTTCTACCTCTACCTCGGCGCGGCCTCCGCCGTCTGCGCGTACCAGTGGGCCCTGGCCACCGCGAGCGCCGGGATGCGCCATCTGCGGGTGGGGCTGGGGATGATGACGTTCGCGATGTTCATCGGGGTCGGCTACACGGTCAGCCGGACGCTGTTCCTCTGGGCCAGCGTCGTCGACCACCCCAGCGAGTCCTTCGCGCTGGGCTTCGACGAGGTCACCGAGGCCGCCCAGGTCGTCCTGTTCGCCTTCTTCGCGGTCGGCGCCTCCATCCCCGCCCTGGCCAACGTCCGCCGCCGCAGCACGCTCTGGCGGGCCCAGGCGAAGCTGCACGCCCTCTGGTACGAGCTGATGACGGCCTTCCCCGACCAGCCCTTCGAGCGCCCGGCTCCGCTGCTGCGCGAGCTGACCCGCTTCGACACCCCCGCCGACCTGCGGATCGACCGCTGGGCGGCGGACATCGCCGACGCGGTGGAGAAGCTGCGCCACTACGTGCCCGACACCCTGCTCCCGGCGGCGCGGACCGCCGCCGCCGAGGACGCCCCCGGCGAAGAGCGGACCGGGCCGCTCGCCGACGCGTACTGGATCAAGGCCGCCCTGCTGGCCCACGGCGCGGGCGCGGCCGCCGGGGACGCGGCGGCCGTCGGCACCCAGCACGCGACCGACCAGGACGGCGAGGTCGCCCGGCTGGTCAAGGTGGCCGCCGCGTACCGCACGGTCACCCCAGAACGGGCCCGACAGATACTGCGATCCGCCGCGGCGGGCAAGGAGCAGCCGGCATGA
- a CDS encoding toxin has protein sequence MSMRALRRECEDGLAGLPLPAPFSVAGLVANMEAARGRTIVLHEMPDRIARVNTACGLRLKAGDTSFVLYRRRPTAYQTQHVILHELCHEWFDHGTSLDAEQLQRLLPVFDTSLIARVVGADPLVSPDAVQARAQYDTHDERMAEFGASLIPRMARDVTSDDMVGRLANSLSRPVAHRRRGLFRRT, from the coding sequence ATGTCGATGCGTGCGCTGCGCAGGGAGTGCGAGGACGGGCTCGCCGGGCTTCCGCTGCCCGCCCCGTTCTCGGTCGCCGGTCTGGTGGCGAACATGGAGGCGGCGCGGGGCCGGACCATCGTGCTGCACGAGATGCCCGACCGGATCGCCCGCGTCAACACCGCGTGCGGGCTGCGGCTGAAGGCCGGGGACACCAGCTTCGTGCTCTACCGGCGCCGCCCCACCGCGTACCAGACCCAGCACGTCATCCTGCACGAGCTGTGCCACGAATGGTTCGACCACGGGACCTCGCTGGACGCGGAGCAGCTCCAGCGGCTGCTGCCCGTCTTCGACACCTCCCTGATCGCCCGGGTCGTCGGCGCCGACCCGCTGGTGAGCCCGGACGCCGTGCAGGCGCGGGCGCAGTACGACACCCACGACGAACGCATGGCCGAATTCGGTGCCTCGCTCATCCCCCGGATGGCCCGCGACGTGACGAGCGATGACATGGTGGGGCGGCTCGCCAACTCGCTCTCCCGCCCGGTCGCGCACCGCCGGCGGGGCCTGTTCCGCCGTACGTAG
- a CDS encoding MerR family transcriptional regulator — protein MPPDTPPQATDRLDDDDYPAYTMGRAAEMIGATPGFLRAIGEARLITPLRSEGGHRRYSRYQLRIAARARELVDGGTPIEAACRIVILEDQLEEALRLNEELRRPTPGRDA, from the coding sequence ATGCCCCCCGATACCCCTCCGCAGGCCACTGACCGTCTCGACGACGACGACTACCCCGCCTACACCATGGGCCGCGCCGCGGAGATGATCGGCGCCACGCCCGGATTCCTCCGTGCGATCGGCGAGGCCCGCCTGATCACACCGCTGCGCTCGGAGGGCGGCCACCGCCGCTACTCCCGCTACCAGCTGCGCATCGCCGCCCGCGCCCGAGAACTGGTCGACGGCGGCACCCCGATCGAGGCCGCCTGCCGGATCGTGATCCTGGAGGACCAGCTCGAAGAGGCGCTCCGGCTGAACGAGGAACTGCGCCGCCCCACCCCCGGCCGCGACGCCTAG
- a CDS encoding LacI family DNA-binding transcriptional regulator: MKDIAQRAGVSESAVSFALNNRPGVSEITRDRVRRVAEQLGWHPSTAARALSGEGAATVGLVVARPAANLGVDSFFLQLISGIQEVLAERRLGLLFQVVEDVAAECAVYRRWWAERRVDGVLVVDPRTDDPRVALLDELGLPGVVIGALPGSDTAPHPGLSQVRADDAGAMAAVVGRLHELGHRRIVHIAGLPSLAHTDRRIRSLRIEADRHGLTGARSVTTDYSDTEGAAVTRRVLEQKDPPTALVYDNDVMAAAGVAVTAGLGLRVPEDVSVVSWEDSALCRLTAPWLTALSRDTVAFGRLAARELTALLDGGTAHTVQVPLPRLIERGSTGRASDGP; encoded by the coding sequence ATGAAGGACATCGCCCAGCGGGCCGGGGTGTCCGAGAGCGCCGTCTCCTTCGCGCTCAACAACCGCCCGGGCGTCTCGGAGATCACCCGTGACCGCGTCCGGCGCGTCGCCGAACAGCTGGGCTGGCATCCGAGCACCGCGGCCCGCGCGCTGTCGGGCGAGGGGGCGGCCACGGTGGGGCTCGTCGTCGCCCGCCCGGCGGCGAATCTGGGCGTGGACTCGTTCTTCCTCCAGCTGATCTCCGGCATCCAGGAGGTGCTGGCGGAGCGCCGGCTCGGGCTGCTCTTCCAGGTGGTGGAGGACGTGGCGGCGGAGTGCGCGGTCTACCGGCGCTGGTGGGCCGAGCGGCGGGTGGACGGGGTGCTCGTCGTCGACCCCCGCACCGACGACCCGCGCGTCGCCCTGCTGGACGAACTGGGCCTGCCCGGCGTCGTCATCGGCGCCCTCCCCGGCAGCGACACGGCCCCCCACCCGGGCCTCTCCCAGGTCCGCGCGGACGACGCGGGCGCCATGGCCGCGGTCGTCGGACGGCTACACGAGCTGGGCCACCGCCGCATCGTGCACATCGCCGGGCTGCCCTCGCTCGCGCACACCGACCGGCGCATCCGGTCCCTGCGCATCGAGGCCGACCGGCACGGGCTGACCGGGGCCCGCTCGGTGACCACGGACTACTCCGACACCGAGGGCGCGGCGGTGACCCGCCGGGTGCTGGAGCAGAAGGATCCGCCGACCGCGCTCGTCTACGACAACGACGTGATGGCGGCGGCCGGGGTGGCGGTCACGGCCGGGCTCGGACTGCGGGTCCCGGAAGACGTGTCGGTGGTGTCGTGGGAGGACTCCGCGCTGTGCCGGCTGACCGCCCCGTGGCTCACCGCGCTGTCCCGGGACACGGTCGCCTTCGGCCGGCTCGCCGCCCGGGAGCTGACCGCGCTGCTCGACGGCGGCACGGCGCACACGGTCCAGGTACCGCTGCCCCGGCTGATCGAACGGGGCAGCACGGGGCGGGCGAGCGACGGACCCTAG